In Silvanigrella paludirubra, the following are encoded in one genomic region:
- the rplS gene encoding 50S ribosomal protein L19, whose protein sequence is MKHPILKSFESMHMRAKQLPSFKAGDTVCVWVKIQEGAEKDGTPKYRLQSFEGTVIRFRKGTTNSTFLVRKMSSGGIGVERNFYVHSPLIDHVDVKVRGKVRRSRIYYIRKLRGKAARISSRYVSAEELKSYEQQ, encoded by the coding sequence ATGAAACATCCTATTTTAAAATCTTTTGAATCCATGCACATGCGTGCAAAACAATTACCAAGCTTTAAAGCTGGTGATACAGTTTGCGTTTGGGTTAAAATCCAAGAAGGTGCTGAAAAAGACGGAACTCCTAAATACCGTCTTCAATCTTTTGAAGGTACAGTAATTCGTTTCCGTAAAGGGACAACAAATTCTACTTTCTTAGTTCGTAAAATGTCTTCCGGCGGTATTGGTGTTGAACGTAACTTCTATGTTCATTCTCCACTTATTGACCATGTTGATGTTAAAGTACGCGGTAAAGTACGTCGTTCAAGAATTTACTATATTCGTAAACTTCGTGGTAAAGCTGCACGTATTTCTAGCCGTTATGTTTCTGCTGAAGAACTTAAGAGCTACGAACAACAATAA
- the rplT gene encoding 50S ribosomal protein L20 has product MARVKRGFKLRRRHKRVLKLAKGYRGARSRLYRTAIQIVRRALCYAYRDRKVKKRDFRSLWIQRINAASRSHGLPYSKFMNGLKKANITLDRKQLSEIAVHDDAVFATLVKKSMAALSK; this is encoded by the coding sequence ATGGCTCGTGTAAAGCGTGGCTTTAAACTTCGTCGTCGTCATAAAAGAGTTCTTAAGTTAGCTAAAGGTTACCGTGGAGCTCGTAGTAGACTTTACCGTACTGCAATTCAAATTGTTCGTAGAGCACTTTGTTATGCTTACCGTGACCGTAAAGTTAAAAAACGTGATTTTCGTTCACTTTGGATTCAACGTATTAACGCAGCTTCCAGATCCCATGGTTTGCCATACAGCAAATTCATGAATGGCTTGAAAAAAGCAAATATTACACTTGATCGTAAACAACTATCTGAAATAGCTGTTCACGATGATGCTGTATTTGCAACTCTTGTTAAAAAGTCAATGGCTGCTTTATCTAAGTAA